The Patescibacteria group bacterium nucleotide sequence TTTACCCTGACAGATTACTAAAGTGTTATCAGACAGACGTTTGTCCACCACATAATATGGGCCAGTACCACCAATTTCAATGCCCTGGCGCTGACCAATGGTGTAATAGGCTAAACCTTTATGCTCCCCCACTATTTTACCGTCTGTTAAAACCATTGGTCCAGGTGCAGCTTTAACATATTGTTTTAAGAAAGTTTGAAAATCAATATCACCAATAAAACATAAACCTTGACTGTCAGGTTTGGTCGCCACTGGTAATTTAAACTGTTCCGCTAGTTTACGCACTTCTGGTTTTAATAAACCCCCAATCGGAAATAATATTCTGGATAATTGAGTTTGATCTAAATGGTAAATAAAATATGATTGATCTTTATTCGGATCGGTTCCCTTTAACAATTGATTTTTTATGATTCGTGAATAATGCCCCGTCGCGATTTTATCAAAACCCAGCGTCATCATTTTATCTAAAAACGATAAAAATTTTATTTGGGTGTTACACATTACATCAGGGTTAGGTGTGCGTCCGGCTTTGGTTTCTTCTAAGAAATATTGAAACACTTTATCACGGTACTCTTTTTCAAAATTGATACTTTGAAACGGAATCTTTAAGTGAGCACAAATAGCGGTAACATCTTTCACATCATCTTCCCACGGGCAATGATCGTACTTACCACGATACGCTGCATCGGCTTCATCGGACCAATTCTTCATGTAAAAGGCTTCTACTTGGTAGCCCTGCTGCAATAATAACGCCGCCGACACAGCTGAATCGACCCC carries:
- the mnmA gene encoding tRNA 2-thiouridine(34) synthase MnmA is translated as MTIPQSIQKNNKIAVAMSGGVDSAVSAALLLQQGYQVEAFYMKNWSDEADAAYRGKYDHCPWEDDVKDVTAICAHLKIPFQSINFEKEYRDKVFQYFLEETKAGRTPNPDVMCNTQIKFLSFLDKMMTLGFDKIATGHYSRIIKNQLLKGTDPNKDQSYFIYHLDQTQLSRILFPIGGLLKPEVRKLAEQFKLPVATKPDSQGLCFIGDIDFQTFLKQYVKAAPGPMVLTDGKIVGEHKGLAYYTIGQRQGIEIGGTGPYYVVDKRLSDNTLVICQGKDHPSLFSNWCTFSDEHWVSGLRPTDTFTCSVKVRYRTPDVKCSVSGNKIDFAEPVRAVTPGQFAVFYDGDVVLGGGVIIEREIN